In Prunus dulcis chromosome 1, ALMONDv2, whole genome shotgun sequence, the following are encoded in one genomic region:
- the LOC117616415 gene encoding replication factor C subunit 5 isoform X1 — protein MAEVITVMDIDDDNNPSPKPNNNNNKGKNVVVAAAPSQGKATPWVEKYRPQSLADVAAHRDIVDTIDRLTSENRLPHLLLYGPPGTGKTSTILAVARKLYGAQYHNMILELNASDDRGIDVVRQQIQDFASTQSFSFGGDSAKSSVKLVLLDEADAMTKDAQFALRRVIEKYTRNTRFSLICNHVNKIIPALQSRCTRFRFAPLEEFHVSERLKHVIETEGLDVSESGLAAVVRLSNGDMRKALNILQSTHMASQQQITEEAVYLCTGNPLPKDIEQISYWLLNESFAESFKRISDLKTTKGLALIDIVREVTMFVFKIKMPPVVRVQLINDLADIEYRLTFGCNDRLQLGSLVASFTTARSALVSAAK, from the exons ATGGCGGAGGTGATCACTGTCATGGACATCGACGACGATAACAACCCATCTccaaaacccaacaacaacaacaacaaggGCAAAAACGTCGTTGTCGCCGCCGCCCCTTCCCAGGGCAAAGCTACGCCGTGGGTCGAGAAGTACCGTCCTCAGTCACTCGCAGATGTCGCCGCTCACCGCGACATTGTCGACACCA TTGATAGGCTCACTAGTGAGAACAGATTGCCACACCTCTTGTTGTACGGCCCTCCTGGCACTGGCAAAACTTCAACCATTCTTGCTGTGGCACGCAAGCTCTATGGAGCACAATACCACAATATGATTCTGGAGTTGAATGCATCGGATGATAGGGGTATTGATGTTGTGCGACAACAGATCCAAGATTTTGCTAGCACACAGAGTTTCTCATTTGG GGGTGACAGTGCAAAGTCATCTGTAAAATTGGTCTTGCTGGATGAGGCTGACGCTATGACAAAGGATGCTCAATTTGCTTTGCGAAGag TGATTGAGAAATACACAAGGAACACCAGGTTTTCACTAATCTGTAATCATGTCAACAAGATTATTCCAGCATTACAATCAAGATGTACTCGTTTTCGATTTGCTCCACTGGAGGAGTTTCATGTTTCAGAGAGACTCAAACATGTTATAGAAACTGAAGG GCTTGATGTGTCTGAGAGTGGCTTGGCGGCAGTTGTGCGGCTTAGCAATGGTGACATGAGAAAGGCTCTGAACATTTTGCAG TCAACTCATATGGCTTCACAGCAGCAGATAACAGAAGAAGCAGTATATCTTTGCACAGGAAATCCATTGCCCAAAGACATTGAGCAAATATCCTACTGGCTTTTGAATGAATCATTTGCTGAGAGTTTCAAAC GAATATCTGATTTGAAAACAACTAAAGGGTTGGCTTTGATAGATATTGTAAGAGAAGTGACCAT GTTCGTTTTTAAGATTAAGATGCCACCAGTTGTTCGAGTTCAGTTGATTAATGATTTAGCTGACATAGA GTACAGGTTGACCTTTGGGTGCAATGATAGGTTGCAACTTGGATCATTGGTAGCTTCTTTTACGACAGCTCGATCTGCACTTGTTTCTGCTGCGAAGTAG
- the LOC117616415 gene encoding replication factor C subunit 5 isoform X2, whose protein sequence is MAEVITVMDIDDDNNPSPKPNNNNNKGKNVVVAAAPSQGKATPWVEKYRPQSLADVAAHRDIVDTIDRLTSENRLPHLLLYGPPGTGKTSTILAVARKLYGAQYHNMILELNASDDRGIDVVRQQIQDFASTQSFSFGAKSSVKLVLLDEADAMTKDAQFALRRVIEKYTRNTRFSLICNHVNKIIPALQSRCTRFRFAPLEEFHVSERLKHVIETEGLDVSESGLAAVVRLSNGDMRKALNILQSTHMASQQQITEEAVYLCTGNPLPKDIEQISYWLLNESFAESFKRISDLKTTKGLALIDIVREVTMFVFKIKMPPVVRVQLINDLADIEYRLTFGCNDRLQLGSLVASFTTARSALVSAAK, encoded by the exons ATGGCGGAGGTGATCACTGTCATGGACATCGACGACGATAACAACCCATCTccaaaacccaacaacaacaacaacaaggGCAAAAACGTCGTTGTCGCCGCCGCCCCTTCCCAGGGCAAAGCTACGCCGTGGGTCGAGAAGTACCGTCCTCAGTCACTCGCAGATGTCGCCGCTCACCGCGACATTGTCGACACCA TTGATAGGCTCACTAGTGAGAACAGATTGCCACACCTCTTGTTGTACGGCCCTCCTGGCACTGGCAAAACTTCAACCATTCTTGCTGTGGCACGCAAGCTCTATGGAGCACAATACCACAATATGATTCTGGAGTTGAATGCATCGGATGATAGGGGTATTGATGTTGTGCGACAACAGATCCAAGATTTTGCTAGCACACAGAGTTTCTCATTTGG TGCAAAGTCATCTGTAAAATTGGTCTTGCTGGATGAGGCTGACGCTATGACAAAGGATGCTCAATTTGCTTTGCGAAGag TGATTGAGAAATACACAAGGAACACCAGGTTTTCACTAATCTGTAATCATGTCAACAAGATTATTCCAGCATTACAATCAAGATGTACTCGTTTTCGATTTGCTCCACTGGAGGAGTTTCATGTTTCAGAGAGACTCAAACATGTTATAGAAACTGAAGG GCTTGATGTGTCTGAGAGTGGCTTGGCGGCAGTTGTGCGGCTTAGCAATGGTGACATGAGAAAGGCTCTGAACATTTTGCAG TCAACTCATATGGCTTCACAGCAGCAGATAACAGAAGAAGCAGTATATCTTTGCACAGGAAATCCATTGCCCAAAGACATTGAGCAAATATCCTACTGGCTTTTGAATGAATCATTTGCTGAGAGTTTCAAAC GAATATCTGATTTGAAAACAACTAAAGGGTTGGCTTTGATAGATATTGTAAGAGAAGTGACCAT GTTCGTTTTTAAGATTAAGATGCCACCAGTTGTTCGAGTTCAGTTGATTAATGATTTAGCTGACATAGA GTACAGGTTGACCTTTGGGTGCAATGATAGGTTGCAACTTGGATCATTGGTAGCTTCTTTTACGACAGCTCGATCTGCACTTGTTTCTGCTGCGAAGTAG
- the LOC117616415 gene encoding replication factor C subunit 5 isoform X3, with product MAEVITVMDIDDDNNPSPKPNNNNNKGKNVVVAAAPSQGKATPWVEKYRPQSLADVAAHRDIVDTIDRLTSENRLPHLLLYGPPGTGKTSTILAVARKLYGAQYHNMILELNASDDRGIDVVRQQIQDFASTQSFSFGGDSAKSSVKLVLLDEADAMTKDAQFALRRVIEKYTRNTRFSLICNHVNKIIPALQSRCTRFRFAPLEEFHVSERLKHVIETEGLDVSESGLAAVVRLSNGDMRKALNILQSTHMASQQQITEEAVYLCTGNPLPKDIEQISYWLLNESFAESFKRISDLKTTKGLALIDIVREVTMYRLTFGCNDRLQLGSLVASFTTARSALVSAAK from the exons ATGGCGGAGGTGATCACTGTCATGGACATCGACGACGATAACAACCCATCTccaaaacccaacaacaacaacaacaaggGCAAAAACGTCGTTGTCGCCGCCGCCCCTTCCCAGGGCAAAGCTACGCCGTGGGTCGAGAAGTACCGTCCTCAGTCACTCGCAGATGTCGCCGCTCACCGCGACATTGTCGACACCA TTGATAGGCTCACTAGTGAGAACAGATTGCCACACCTCTTGTTGTACGGCCCTCCTGGCACTGGCAAAACTTCAACCATTCTTGCTGTGGCACGCAAGCTCTATGGAGCACAATACCACAATATGATTCTGGAGTTGAATGCATCGGATGATAGGGGTATTGATGTTGTGCGACAACAGATCCAAGATTTTGCTAGCACACAGAGTTTCTCATTTGG GGGTGACAGTGCAAAGTCATCTGTAAAATTGGTCTTGCTGGATGAGGCTGACGCTATGACAAAGGATGCTCAATTTGCTTTGCGAAGag TGATTGAGAAATACACAAGGAACACCAGGTTTTCACTAATCTGTAATCATGTCAACAAGATTATTCCAGCATTACAATCAAGATGTACTCGTTTTCGATTTGCTCCACTGGAGGAGTTTCATGTTTCAGAGAGACTCAAACATGTTATAGAAACTGAAGG GCTTGATGTGTCTGAGAGTGGCTTGGCGGCAGTTGTGCGGCTTAGCAATGGTGACATGAGAAAGGCTCTGAACATTTTGCAG TCAACTCATATGGCTTCACAGCAGCAGATAACAGAAGAAGCAGTATATCTTTGCACAGGAAATCCATTGCCCAAAGACATTGAGCAAATATCCTACTGGCTTTTGAATGAATCATTTGCTGAGAGTTTCAAAC GAATATCTGATTTGAAAACAACTAAAGGGTTGGCTTTGATAGATATTGTAAGAGAAGTGACCAT GTACAGGTTGACCTTTGGGTGCAATGATAGGTTGCAACTTGGATCATTGGTAGCTTCTTTTACGACAGCTCGATCTGCACTTGTTTCTGCTGCGAAGTAG